A DNA window from Halostella litorea contains the following coding sequences:
- a CDS encoding hydantoinase B/oxoprolinase family protein — protein MTPDTTQASSDLDAATIEVIRNYLTSAAAEMQRTLVRTAYNTVVYEILDFGISMYDADLNLIADSPGLALFLGANDGAIEKAVDYVGKENLDPGDVLMLNYPYWSGTHVLDMCLMSPVFYEDEIVGYTTCRAHWLDLGAKDPGYVLDSTDMHQEGVIFPGTKVYKGGDPDEEILDIIRFNSRIPDKVVGDLHAQVSSLQTGNKRLRELYGKYGEGAVEEAIDTVIDHGEETAREAVADLPDGTWTGVDYADGVGRDPDDGIRVQADVTIDGDEFTVDLSGSADEVEEPLNIPRGMTETICKLCFKTVTTPEEDSNGGQYRPLEVIAPEGNVFNAQYPAPTFTVWTAITGIDVIYKALAKAMPDRVPAASGGEPVGVQIYGEHPDTGEMFVEANNDAVGWGATRTQDGENALMHISETMVRNVPVEVFENKAPVRLQRLELREDSGGTGTHRGGLGTRRDYEFTEPTGALSILQRSRSPGWGHEGGGPGARNVVVVDADDPDEERISVLVDNDYLYDADDGKRYAGMMRGDFEPGETLSVRTGGGGGVGDPTDRDPGAVREDVVDGYVSRDVAREEYGVVVTDDGEIDWDATEARRS, from the coding sequence ATGACACCCGACACCACACAGGCGTCGTCGGACCTCGACGCAGCGACGATCGAAGTGATCCGCAACTACCTCACCTCGGCGGCGGCCGAGATGCAACGCACCCTCGTCCGGACGGCGTACAACACCGTCGTCTACGAGATCCTCGATTTCGGGATCTCGATGTACGACGCCGACCTCAACCTCATCGCCGACTCGCCGGGGCTGGCGCTGTTCCTCGGCGCGAACGACGGCGCGATCGAGAAGGCGGTCGACTACGTCGGGAAGGAGAACCTCGACCCGGGCGACGTCCTCATGCTCAACTACCCGTACTGGAGCGGCACGCACGTCCTCGACATGTGCCTGATGTCCCCCGTGTTCTACGAGGACGAGATCGTGGGGTACACCACCTGCCGCGCGCACTGGCTGGACCTGGGCGCGAAAGACCCCGGCTACGTGCTCGACTCGACGGACATGCACCAGGAGGGCGTCATCTTCCCCGGGACGAAGGTGTACAAGGGCGGCGACCCCGACGAGGAGATACTCGACATCATCCGCTTCAACTCCCGCATCCCCGACAAGGTCGTCGGCGACCTCCACGCGCAGGTCTCGTCGCTCCAGACCGGCAACAAGCGCCTGCGCGAACTGTACGGGAAGTACGGCGAGGGGGCCGTCGAGGAGGCGATAGACACCGTGATCGACCACGGCGAGGAGACGGCCCGCGAGGCCGTCGCCGACCTCCCGGACGGCACCTGGACGGGCGTCGACTACGCCGACGGCGTCGGCCGCGACCCGGACGACGGCATCCGGGTCCAGGCCGACGTCACCATCGACGGCGACGAGTTCACGGTCGACCTCTCGGGGTCGGCCGACGAGGTCGAGGAGCCGCTGAACATCCCGCGCGGGATGACCGAGACGATCTGCAAGCTCTGCTTCAAGACGGTCACCACGCCCGAGGAGGACTCCAACGGCGGGCAGTACCGGCCGCTGGAGGTCATCGCCCCCGAGGGGAACGTCTTCAACGCCCAGTACCCCGCCCCCACGTTCACCGTCTGGACGGCCATCACCGGCATCGACGTCATCTACAAGGCGCTGGCGAAGGCGATGCCCGACCGCGTGCCGGCCGCGTCCGGCGGCGAACCGGTCGGCGTTCAGATCTACGGCGAGCACCCCGACACCGGCGAGATGTTCGTCGAGGCGAACAACGACGCCGTCGGCTGGGGCGCGACGCGGACCCAGGACGGCGAGAACGCCCTGATGCACATCTCCGAGACGATGGTGCGGAACGTCCCGGTCGAGGTCTTTGAGAACAAGGCCCCCGTCAGGCTCCAGCGCCTCGAACTCCGCGAGGACTCCGGCGGGACGGGGACCCACCGCGGCGGCCTCGGCACCCGCCGCGACTACGAGTTCACCGAACCGACCGGCGCGCTGTCGATCCTGCAGCGCTCGCGCTCCCCTGGCTGGGGTCACGAGGGCGGCGGCCCCGGGGCCCGCAACGTCGTCGTCGTCGACGCCGACGACCCGGACGAGGAGCGCATCTCGGTCCTCGTCGACAACGACTACCTCTACGACGCGGACGACGGCAAGCGGTACGCCGGGATGATGCGCGGCGACTTCGAACCCGGCGAGACGCTCTCGGTGCGCACCGGCGGCGGCGGCGGGGTCGGCGACCCGACGGACCGCGACCCCGGGGCCGTCCGCGAGGACGTGGTCGACGGCTACGTCTCCCGGGACGTGGCTCGCGAGGAGTACGGCGTCGTCGTCACCGACGACGGCGAGATAGACTGGGACGCGACCGAGGCCCGCCGCTCGTAG